In Cellvibrio polysaccharolyticus, a genomic segment contains:
- a CDS encoding GNAT family N-acetyltransferase — MNIRPAVASDVAALFSIRTSVRQNHMSLEELAELGITPGSLPGMLVGTGRGWLAEDGNYPIAFSMADAEEATIFALFVRAEYEGKGIGRLLMVQAEQWLASQGCKEIWLETDADHRVRANGFYRHLGWQEAGMQDDGQVRFIKSITLG; from the coding sequence ATGAATATTCGTCCTGCGGTTGCCAGCGATGTCGCAGCCCTGTTTTCCATCCGCACCAGTGTGCGACAAAATCATATGTCTCTTGAAGAGTTGGCTGAACTGGGCATTACGCCCGGGAGCCTGCCCGGCATGTTGGTTGGCACCGGAAGAGGTTGGCTGGCGGAAGACGGTAATTATCCAATTGCTTTCTCGATGGCCGATGCGGAAGAGGCGACTATTTTTGCCTTGTTTGTGCGGGCGGAATATGAAGGTAAAGGCATCGGCCGCTTGTTGATGGTGCAAGCAGAGCAATGGTTGGCCTCGCAAGGCTGCAAGGAAATATGGCTGGAGACCGATGCGGATCATCGTGTGCGAGCCAATGGCTTTTACCGGCATCTCGGTTGGCAGGAAGCAGGAATGCAAGACGATGGGCAAGTTCGATTTATCAAATCTATTACGCTTGGCTAA
- a CDS encoding ribonucleotide-diphosphate reductase subunit beta, with translation MLNWDDFNTDEVTTKAPEAPAKPAAPARTEAAAPATPPAKPQNVSPELAKARAALENLDPTPGLEELEMGAARIQVDDKMMINCRADLNQLVPFKYDWAWQKYLDGCANHWMPQEVNMTADIALWKSKDGLTEDERRIVMRNLGYFSTADSLVANNLVLAIYRLVTNPECRQYILRQAFEEAIHTHAYQYCIESLGMDEGEVFNMYRELPSVANKAAWSLKHTHSLGIPTFTTGTPETDQELLRNLVAFYAVTEGIFFYCGFTQILSMGRRNKMTGVAEQFQYILRDESMHLNFGIDMINQIKIENPHLWTAEFQEEVVQMILQGTELEIAYARDTMPRGVLGMNATMMEEYLHFIANRRCAQMGLKEQYPGAQNPFPWMSEMMDLRKEKNFFETRVIEYQTGGALSWD, from the coding sequence ATGTTAAATTGGGACGATTTCAATACCGACGAAGTAACCACCAAAGCGCCCGAAGCCCCTGCCAAACCGGCAGCACCCGCTCGCACTGAAGCGGCTGCCCCTGCAACGCCGCCGGCAAAACCGCAAAATGTCAGCCCGGAGCTGGCCAAAGCCCGTGCAGCGCTGGAAAATCTTGATCCCACACCAGGCCTCGAAGAACTGGAAATGGGCGCTGCCCGTATTCAGGTTGACGACAAGATGATGATCAACTGTCGTGCCGACCTTAACCAGCTGGTGCCTTTTAAATACGATTGGGCATGGCAAAAATATCTCGACGGTTGTGCCAACCACTGGATGCCGCAAGAAGTTAACATGACCGCCGACATCGCCTTGTGGAAAAGCAAGGACGGCCTCACCGAAGACGAGCGCCGCATTGTCATGCGCAACCTCGGTTACTTCTCTACCGCTGACTCACTGGTTGCCAACAATCTGGTGCTGGCGATTTACCGTCTGGTGACCAACCCGGAATGCCGTCAGTACATTTTGCGCCAGGCCTTTGAAGAAGCGATTCACACCCACGCTTATCAATACTGCATTGAATCGCTGGGCATGGATGAAGGCGAAGTATTCAACATGTACCGCGAATTGCCCTCCGTTGCCAACAAAGCAGCTTGGAGTTTGAAACACACCCACTCACTGGGCATCCCGACCTTCACCACCGGCACCCCGGAAACCGATCAGGAATTGCTGCGCAATCTGGTAGCGTTTTATGCGGTTACCGAAGGCATTTTCTTCTATTGCGGCTTTACCCAGATCCTGTCCATGGGACGCCGCAACAAAATGACCGGTGTTGCCGAGCAGTTCCAATACATTCTTCGCGACGAATCCATGCACCTCAACTTCGGTATCGATATGATCAACCAGATCAAAATCGAAAACCCGCACTTGTGGACCGCAGAATTCCAGGAAGAAGTGGTACAAATGATTCTGCAAGGCACCGAACTGGAAATCGCCTACGCCCGTGACACCATGCCACGTGGTGTACTCGGCATGAACGCCACCATGATGGAAGAATACCTGCACTTTATCGCCAACCGCCGCTGTGCGCAGATGGGCTTGAAAGAACAATACCCGGGCGCTCAAAACCCCTTCCCGTGGATGAGCGAAATGATGGACTTGCGCAAAGAGAAGAACTTCTTCGAAACCCGCGTGATTGAATACCAAACCGGCGGTGCGTTAAGCTGGGATTAA
- a CDS encoding ribonucleoside-diphosphate reductase subunit alpha → MHTQTEQSTSKGQASPKGSDDSSSFSSTAPGQLRVIKRNGTVVPFDAGKIAVAMTKAFLAVEGGTAAASSRVRETVDNLTSQIIATFKRRMPSGGTIHIEDVQDQVELTLMRAGEQKIARDYVLYREEHARLRAQKRAENVVPDPDYPALNVTLDDGSRTPLDIARLRTVVSEACSGLENVNEKAILDEAMRNLYDGVALKDVNTSLVITARTLVEKEPNYSFATARLLLDKLRGEALGFLGLATQATQTEMTDYYQRALPIYLKKGVELELVSPELLNFDHEKLGKAILAERDLQFTYLGLQTLYDRYFIHSNDVRIELPQIFFMRVAMGLAIEEDNREDRAIEFYRLLSSFDYMSSTPTLFNAGTLRPQLSSCYLTNIPDDLHGIYGAIQDNAMLSKFAGGLGNDWTPVRGLGAYIKGTNGKSQGVVPFLKVANDTAVAVNQGGKRKGAVCAYLETWHMDIEEFLELRKNTGDDRRRTHDMNTANWIPDLFMKRVFDDKPWTLFSPNDVPDLHDLYGEAFETRYAEYEQLAADGKVRLFKTVRALDLWRKMLGMLFETGHPWMTFKDPCNLRSPQQHVGVVHSSNLCTEITLNTKANEEIAVCNLGSVNLAQHIENGVLNQEKLANTVKTAIRMLDNVIDINYYAVETSRASNLRHRPIGLGLMGFQDALYKQRIAYGSAEAVAFADTSMEAISYYAIKASSELATERGAYSTFDGSLWSKGILPIDSIDLLVKNRGEKYIQVDRSQTLDWASLREEVKTKGMRNSNVMAIAPTATISNITGVTQSIEPTYQNLYVKSNLSGEFTVVNPYLVHDLKEQGLWDSVMVNDLKYYEGSLQKIDRIPDDLKAIYSTAFEVEPRWIVEAASRRQKWIDQAQSLNLYISGANGKKLDVTYRMAWYSGLKTTYYLRALAATSTEKSTVNIGTLNAVSSGASAPTVAATAPVAAPIAETDFSQAAPVPQACSLDNPDCEACQ, encoded by the coding sequence ATGCACACACAAACTGAACAGTCCACCAGTAAAGGCCAGGCTTCACCCAAGGGTTCGGACGATTCGTCATCTTTCAGCAGTACCGCTCCCGGGCAATTACGTGTTATCAAGCGTAACGGTACCGTGGTGCCGTTTGATGCCGGAAAAATTGCTGTTGCCATGACCAAAGCATTTCTGGCCGTTGAAGGTGGTACTGCAGCAGCCTCCTCCCGTGTGCGTGAAACCGTAGACAACCTCACCAGCCAGATCATCGCCACCTTCAAACGCCGTATGCCTTCCGGCGGCACTATTCATATTGAAGATGTTCAGGATCAGGTCGAATTGACCCTGATGCGCGCCGGCGAACAGAAAATCGCCCGTGACTACGTTCTCTATCGTGAAGAACACGCCCGTTTACGCGCACAAAAACGCGCTGAAAATGTAGTGCCAGACCCCGACTACCCGGCTCTGAACGTGACACTGGACGATGGCAGCCGCACCCCGCTGGATATCGCCCGTTTGCGCACCGTAGTAAGCGAAGCCTGCTCCGGCCTGGAGAACGTGAACGAAAAAGCCATTCTCGACGAAGCCATGCGCAACCTCTATGACGGGGTTGCCCTGAAAGACGTTAACACCTCACTGGTGATTACCGCTCGCACCCTGGTAGAAAAAGAACCCAACTACTCTTTTGCCACGGCGCGCCTGTTGCTCGACAAACTGCGCGGTGAAGCACTTGGCTTCCTCGGTCTTGCTACCCAAGCCACTCAGACCGAAATGACCGATTACTACCAGCGCGCCCTGCCGATTTACCTGAAAAAAGGCGTTGAGCTGGAACTGGTTTCCCCTGAGCTGCTGAACTTTGACCATGAAAAACTGGGCAAAGCCATATTGGCAGAACGCGACCTGCAATTTACCTACCTCGGCCTGCAAACCCTGTACGACCGCTACTTCATTCACAGCAATGACGTGCGCATTGAACTGCCGCAAATTTTCTTTATGCGCGTGGCAATGGGCCTGGCGATTGAAGAAGACAACCGTGAAGACCGCGCTATCGAGTTCTACCGTTTGCTGTCTTCTTTTGACTACATGAGCTCTACCCCGACCCTGTTCAACGCCGGTACTTTGCGCCCGCAGCTGTCTTCCTGCTACCTGACCAATATCCCGGATGATCTGCACGGTATTTACGGTGCCATTCAGGACAACGCTATGCTGAGCAAGTTTGCTGGCGGCCTGGGTAATGACTGGACGCCGGTGCGTGGCCTGGGTGCTTACATCAAAGGCACCAACGGCAAATCACAAGGTGTTGTTCCTTTCCTGAAAGTAGCCAACGATACCGCCGTTGCGGTTAACCAGGGCGGCAAGCGCAAAGGCGCTGTGTGTGCCTACCTGGAAACCTGGCACATGGATATTGAAGAATTCCTTGAGCTGCGCAAAAACACCGGTGATGATCGTCGTCGTACCCACGACATGAATACCGCCAACTGGATTCCTGACTTGTTCATGAAGCGCGTCTTTGATGACAAGCCATGGACGCTGTTCTCGCCTAACGATGTTCCTGACTTGCATGACCTCTACGGCGAAGCCTTTGAAACACGTTACGCTGAATACGAGCAACTGGCCGCTGACGGCAAAGTGCGCTTGTTCAAAACCGTTCGTGCGCTGGACCTGTGGCGCAAAATGTTGGGCATGTTGTTTGAAACCGGCCATCCGTGGATGACCTTTAAAGACCCGTGCAACCTGCGTAGCCCGCAACAACACGTTGGTGTAGTGCACTCGTCCAACCTGTGTACTGAAATTACACTCAACACCAAAGCCAATGAAGAAATTGCCGTGTGTAACCTGGGTTCTGTTAACCTGGCACAACACATTGAAAACGGTGTTTTGAACCAGGAAAAACTGGCCAACACCGTAAAAACCGCTATCCGTATGCTCGATAACGTTATCGACATCAACTACTACGCGGTAGAAACTTCACGTGCATCCAACCTGCGTCATCGCCCGATTGGTCTGGGCTTGATGGGCTTCCAGGATGCGCTCTACAAGCAACGTATTGCTTATGGTTCAGCGGAGGCCGTTGCGTTTGCTGACACCTCTATGGAAGCTATCAGCTATTACGCCATCAAAGCGTCTTCCGAACTGGCCACCGAGCGCGGTGCTTACTCCACGTTTGACGGCTCTTTGTGGAGCAAAGGCATTCTGCCCATCGACTCCATTGACCTGCTGGTGAAAAACCGCGGTGAAAAATACATTCAGGTAGATCGCAGCCAGACACTCGATTGGGCCAGCCTGCGTGAAGAAGTTAAAACCAAAGGTATGCGTAACTCCAACGTAATGGCGATTGCCCCAACGGCAACCATTTCCAACATTACCGGTGTAACCCAATCCATTGAACCGACTTATCAAAACCTCTACGTAAAATCCAACCTGTCCGGCGAGTTCACCGTGGTAAACCCTTACCTGGTGCACGACCTGAAAGAGCAAGGTTTGTGGGACAGCGTGATGGTGAATGACCTGAAATATTACGAAGGTTCATTGCAAAAAATTGATCGCATTCCGGATGACCTGAAAGCGATTTATTCCACCGCGTTTGAAGTAGAGCCGCGCTGGATTGTAGAAGCCGCCAGCCGTCGCCAGAAGTGGATCGATCAGGCGCAAAGCCTCAACCTGTACATTTCCGGAGCTAACGGTAAAAAGCTGGACGTTACCTATCGCATGGCCTGGTACAGCGGTTTGAAAACCACCTATTACCTGCGCGCGCTGGCAGCGACCAGTACTGAAAAATCTACCGTCAACATCGGTACGCTTAACGCCGTATCATCCGGAGCAAGTGCGCCCACCGTTGCAGCGACAGCACCCGTAGCAGCGCCGATTGCCGAAACTGATTTCAGCCAGGCGGCGCCGGTTCCACAAGCCTGCTCTCTGGATAACCCGGACTGCGAAGCCTGTCAGTAA
- a CDS encoding LytR/AlgR family response regulator transcription factor, whose protein sequence is MKPTSSLAERLKTHFLAHQQWWAPGLLLLWGVLNVLLLASSTLMEARRFGGELDTWKAFCWEASSTFVMLLCIWPVIRLHRWLQTRLLWPQLVVVHALLTVPFSLVHVAGMVMVRKLVYGLMGEHYQFGNVLYEFLYEYRKDAMAYLLVLVAVSGYQFILRRLQGEASYVDESESSSKPLPDRLLVKKLGKEFLVAVADIRWVEASGNYANLHVKDSVYPMRITMARLEALLPSGAFVRVHRSFIVNLGHVSHIQPTDAGDYQLFLNSGEELSLSRRYRDGFKAAMAESG, encoded by the coding sequence TTGAAACCGACTAGCTCGTTGGCCGAACGGCTGAAAACCCATTTTCTTGCTCATCAGCAATGGTGGGCGCCCGGTTTATTACTGCTTTGGGGCGTGCTGAATGTACTGTTGCTCGCTTCCAGTACGTTGATGGAAGCGCGCCGGTTTGGCGGCGAACTGGATACCTGGAAAGCCTTTTGTTGGGAGGCGAGCAGTACCTTCGTGATGCTGCTGTGTATCTGGCCGGTCATCCGTCTGCATCGGTGGTTGCAAACCAGGCTGCTCTGGCCACAGTTGGTGGTTGTTCATGCGCTGCTAACCGTGCCTTTTTCGCTGGTGCATGTGGCAGGCATGGTGATGGTGCGCAAGCTGGTGTATGGGTTGATGGGGGAGCATTACCAGTTCGGCAATGTGCTGTACGAATTTCTGTATGAATACCGTAAGGATGCCATGGCCTACCTGCTGGTATTGGTCGCGGTCAGCGGCTATCAATTTATTCTGCGCCGTTTGCAAGGCGAGGCGAGTTATGTGGACGAAAGCGAGAGCTCCTCAAAACCCTTGCCGGATCGCCTGCTGGTAAAAAAGCTGGGTAAGGAGTTCCTGGTTGCAGTGGCAGATATCCGCTGGGTAGAGGCATCGGGAAATTACGCCAATTTGCATGTGAAAGACAGCGTGTATCCGATGCGGATTACCATGGCTCGCCTGGAGGCGCTGTTGCCATCCGGGGCATTTGTGCGGGTGCACCGTTCTTTTATTGTCAACCTGGGCCACGTTAGCCATATCCAACCTACCGATGCTGGCGACTACCAGCTGTTTTTAAACTCCGGTGAAGAGTTGTCGTTATCGCGGCGTTACCGCGATGGCTTTAAAGCGGCGATGGCCGAGTCGGGATGA
- a CDS encoding acyltransferase family protein has translation MPALSDISPSPQPWYNQRRHALDWLRVLAFALLIFYHLAMAYVADWGFHIKSLYLAEWLKLPMLWSNPWRMSLLFFISGAAISYQLHRHHGWKFLTGNGRKLILPLLFGSAVIVAPQSWIEAKLAGAIGDMGYWEFWRNYVGYSFGFGEPLSGYRRLEVANIIWNHLWYLLYLFTYIAILWLLYPLLMRSRITKFSITLAERAPRVMLYLFPLALFFAINLCLGKHYPISNAWIGDWFNHARYLCVFIMGFALVRSERWWQAFADFRHWSLGMAVCTYIGVVLYDAGCQLKNLAPFLANFETPVRSLVWSADGWLWIMAIIGYAQVWLNRPSALIQSANRAVYCWYILHQTLIVIGVYVLRTYEVGPVWEPLLVTLWVVGGCLMGYQLIKTLPVIRELMGVFPAKTASMESCPRRSPCSHQ, from the coding sequence ATGCCCGCCTTATCGGATATTTCACCTTCACCCCAACCCTGGTACAACCAGCGCCGTCACGCACTCGACTGGCTTCGCGTACTGGCATTCGCCCTGCTGATTTTTTATCACCTGGCGATGGCCTATGTTGCAGACTGGGGGTTTCATATAAAAAGCCTTTACCTGGCAGAATGGCTGAAGCTGCCCATGCTGTGGTCCAACCCCTGGCGTATGTCGCTGTTGTTTTTCATCAGTGGCGCAGCCATTTCCTACCAGCTTCATCGTCACCACGGCTGGAAATTTCTCACCGGTAACGGCCGTAAACTCATACTGCCGCTGCTATTTGGCAGCGCGGTCATTGTAGCGCCCCAATCCTGGATTGAAGCCAAACTGGCCGGTGCCATTGGCGATATGGGTTATTGGGAATTCTGGCGCAATTACGTGGGTTACTCGTTCGGCTTCGGCGAGCCCTTGTCAGGTTACCGTCGGCTGGAGGTGGCCAATATTATCTGGAACCACTTGTGGTATCTGCTCTATCTGTTCACCTATATCGCCATTCTCTGGCTGCTGTATCCGTTATTGATGCGCTCGCGGATTACAAAGTTCTCCATCACTCTGGCAGAGCGAGCCCCCAGGGTGATGCTGTATTTATTCCCTCTCGCGCTGTTTTTCGCCATTAACCTTTGTTTAGGGAAACACTACCCCATCTCCAACGCATGGATTGGAGACTGGTTTAACCACGCCCGCTATCTCTGTGTGTTCATCATGGGTTTTGCACTGGTGCGCAGTGAGCGCTGGTGGCAGGCGTTTGCCGATTTTCGCCACTGGTCGCTGGGGATGGCTGTTTGCACCTATATAGGTGTTGTCTTATACGACGCCGGTTGCCAACTGAAAAACCTGGCGCCATTTCTGGCAAATTTCGAAACGCCTGTACGTAGCCTGGTATGGTCAGCCGATGGCTGGTTATGGATTATGGCCATCATCGGCTACGCCCAGGTGTGGCTGAACCGACCTTCTGCGCTGATTCAATCGGCCAATCGCGCCGTGTATTGCTGGTACATTCTCCATCAAACGCTGATCGTGATTGGCGTGTATGTGTTGCGAACTTATGAGGTTGGGCCGGTATGGGAGCCGTTACTGGTTACGCTATGGGTAGTGGGCGGTTGTTTGATGGGTTATCAGCTGATTAAAACCCTGCCGGTGATCAGGGAGCTTATGGGGGTATTCCCCGCAAAGACGGCTTCCATGGAGTCATGCCCTCGCCGTTCACCCTGCTCTCACCAGTAA
- a CDS encoding AEC family transporter, producing the protein MLSELFAILAPIIISVVIGYIWGKSGTDYPADFVSRIVMYVGTPCLIVSAMAKVEVDPAVMGEVMLATALAMALMGIAGWALLKATKMDIPTFLPPLILPNNGNMGLPLCLFAFGELGLALALGSFMVMMIATFTVGLVIVSNSQGGWRARLKDLASQPVIYSMIIAIAMLMTGTALPLWLDNSVTLIGGFAIPLMTITLGVSLSTLRIVTWRRSIGFSLARILGGLAFGFVACWILSVEGVSRSVVLLQSAMPVAVFNYLLALRYHRSPEEVAAMVVVSTLLAFIFLPFLLAVLLPVG; encoded by the coding sequence ATGTTAAGCGAACTCTTCGCTATTCTTGCTCCAATCATCATTTCTGTTGTTATTGGTTACATCTGGGGGAAATCCGGAACGGATTACCCGGCGGATTTTGTCTCCCGCATCGTCATGTATGTCGGCACACCCTGCCTGATTGTATCTGCCATGGCCAAAGTGGAGGTTGACCCTGCGGTAATGGGCGAGGTGATGTTGGCGACGGCGCTGGCCATGGCGTTGATGGGCATTGCTGGCTGGGCTTTGCTCAAAGCCACTAAAATGGATATTCCCACTTTTTTACCACCGCTGATTTTGCCCAACAACGGCAACATGGGTTTGCCGCTATGCCTGTTTGCTTTTGGCGAATTGGGGTTGGCGCTTGCCCTGGGTTCATTCATGGTGATGATGATTGCCACCTTCACCGTGGGGCTGGTGATTGTTTCCAACTCCCAGGGTGGCTGGCGCGCCCGACTGAAAGACCTCGCCAGCCAGCCGGTGATCTACTCGATGATCATTGCCATCGCCATGTTGATGACCGGAACGGCCTTACCGCTCTGGCTGGATAACAGCGTGACGCTGATCGGCGGTTTTGCCATTCCTCTCATGACCATCACGTTGGGCGTTTCCCTATCTACCTTGCGCATTGTCACCTGGCGGCGCAGCATCGGTTTCAGCCTGGCGCGTATTCTGGGCGGTTTGGCATTCGGATTTGTCGCTTGCTGGATACTCAGTGTGGAGGGCGTTTCGCGCAGTGTGGTGCTGTTGCAATCGGCTATGCCGGTGGCAGTATTCAATTATTTGCTGGCGTTGCGTTATCACCGCAGCCCGGAAGAGGTGGCCGCGATGGTAGTGGTTTCAACGCTGTTGGCGTTTATCTTTCTGCCGTTTTTGCTGGCTGTCTTATTACCTGTCGGATAA